A region of the Candidatus Hydrogenedentota bacterium genome:
GAACCAGATGTGGGCCACGGGCACGGCCAGCTTGATGTGGCCCATGCGCTCGCGGCGCACCTTGGACTCCGTGATCTCGACGCCGCAGCGGTCGCAGGTGATGCCGCGGTGCTTGATCTTCTTGTACTTTCCGCAGCCGCACTCCCAGTCCTTGACGGGCCCGAAGATGCGCTCGCAGAACAGGCCGTCCTTCTCCGGCTTGAAGGTGCGGTAGTTGATCGTCTCCGGCTTCTTGACCTCGCCGTGCGACCACTTCAGCACCTCCTCCGGGGAGGCGAGGCGCATCTGGATGGCGTCAAAACGGTCGCCGGTCGTCGCAATGTATTTGGCCAAGACTCAGTCCTCCAGGAGTTCTTCTTCGGTTTCCGTCAAACCTTCCTTCTTCACGAGCTTGACCACGTCGAGGCAGAGGCTCTGCATCTCGCGGACCAGCACGTTGAAGGACTCGGGGGTTCCGGGGTCAATCTCCCGCTCGCCCTTGACGATGGCCTCGTAGGAGCGCGTGCGCCCCTGGATGTCGTCGGACTTGATGGTCAGCAGCTCCTGCAGGGTGTAGGCGGCGCCGTAGGCCTGCAGGGCCCACACCTCCATCTCGCCGAAGCGCTGCCCGCCGAACTGGGCCTTGCCGCCCAGCGGCTGCTGCGTCACCAGCGAGTAGGGCCCGATGGCGCGGGCGTGGATCTTGTCGTCCACCAGGTGGTTCAGCTTCATCATGTAGATCTGGCCCACGCAGGTCTGCTGGTGCAGCGCGTCGCCCGTCCGGCCGTCGCGAAGCTGGATCTTGCCCGTCTCGGGAAGCCCGGCCTTGCGCATGTGCTGGCGGATCACCTCCTCGGAGGCGCCGTTGAACACCGGGGTCGCCACCTTGATGCCGAGGGCGCGGGCCGCCCAGCCGAGGTGCGTCTCCAGCAGCTGCCCCGCGTTCATGCGGGAGGGCACACCGAGGGGGTTGAGGATGATCTGCACGGGCGTGCCGTCGGGCAGGAAGGGCATGTCCTCGCGGGGGACGATGCGGGACAGGATGCCCTTGTTGCCGTGGCGGCCGGCCATCTTGTCGCCGACGGACAGGCGCCGCTTGCTGGCGACGAAGACCTTGACGACCTTGATGACGCCGGGGGAAAGCTCGTCGCCCTTGCGCAGGCGCTCGATGCGGGCGTCGCGGTAGGCGATGAGCTTGGCCTCCTCCATGGCGGCCATGTTGATCAGGCGCGTGAAGCGCTGCTGCACGTCGCGGTCCTCCACCCGCAGGCGGGACAGGACGCTGTAGTCGAGGGACTTGAGGTGCGTCGGGCGGACGCGCTTGCCCTTTTCGAGCTCCAGCTTGTCCGTCCGGAAGTCAATGACGTCCTCGACGATCTTGAGGCCGACCATGTCCTTGTGGACCAGCTCCTCGAAGGTCGAGCGGATGTCGGCGATGCGCTCCTCGTAGCCGCGCTCGATCTTCCTGGCCTCCTGGGTGATGCTCTTCTTCGCCTGGGCGTCCGAGGCCTTGTCCTTGCGGCTGGCCACCTTGACGTCCACCACCACGCCGCTGGAGCCCGGGGGCAGGGTGAGCGACGCGTCGCGCACGTCCTCGGCCTTGTCGCCGAAAATGGCGCGCAGCAGCTTCTCCTCGGGGGCCAGCTCGGTCTCGCCCTTCGGCGTCACCTTGCCCACGAGGATGTCGCCCGGCCCCACCTTGGCGCCGATCTTCACAATGCCGTCGTCGTCCAGGTTGCGCAGGGCCTCCTCGCTCACGTTCGGGATGTCGCGCGTGATCTCCTCGGGGCCCAGCTTCGTGTCGCGCGCCTCCATCTCGAAGACGGAGATGTGGACCGACGTGAAGACGTCGTCCTTGACCACGTCCTCGCTGATGATGATGGCGTCCTCGAAGTTGTACCCGTGCCAGGGCATGAACGCCACGAGGACGTTGCGGCCGAGGGCCAGCTCGCCGCGGTCCACCGCGGGGCCGTCGGCCAGAATCTGGCCCCTGCCCACCTTGACCCCGCGCTCCACGATCGGCCGCTGGTTGATGCAGGTGTTCTGGTTGGAGCGCATGTACTTGCGCAGGACGTACTCGTCCTCGTCCGGGCGGAACGGGTTGTCGCCGCGCTCGCTCACCTTCACGCGGATGCGCTCGCTGTCGGCGTAGACCACCTCGCCCTCGCGCTCGGCCCGGACCACGGTGCCGGAGTTGCGCGCGGTCACGTGCTCAAGCCCCGTGCCCACCAGCGGGGACTCGGCCCGCAGCAGCGGCACGGCCTGGCGCTGCATGTTCGAGCCCATCAGGGCGCGGTTGGCGTCGTCGTGCTCCAGGAAGGGGATCAGCGCGGCGGCCACGCTCACGAGCTGCTTGGTGGACACGTCCATGTAGTCCACCTCGCCCGGGCCCACGCGCGGGTAGTCGGCCCGGCGCCGGCAGAACACGAGGCTCTTCACGAAGACGCGCTTCTCGTTGAGCGGCGCGTTGGCCTGGGCGATGGTGTAGTTGTCCTCGTCGTAGGCCGAGAGCATCTCCACCTTCGTGGAGACCCTGCCCGACTCCACCTTGTAGTAGGGCGTCTCCAGGAAACCGTAGCGGTTGATCTGGGCGTAGGTGGACAGCGAGGCCATGAGGCCGATGTTCGGGCCTTCCGGCGTCTCAATCGGGCAGATGCGGCCGTAGTGCGTGGGGTGCACGTCGCGCACCTCGAACCCCGCCCGCTCGCGGCTCAGGCCGCCCGGGCCCAGGGCGCTCAGGCGGCGCTTGTGCGTCAGCTCGGCCAGGGGGTTGATCTGGTCCATGAAGTGCGAGAGCTGGCTGCGGCCGAAGAAGTCCTTGACCACCGCGCCCACCGGCTTCGGGTTGATCAGGTTCTGCGGCGTCAGCTGCTCCTCGTCCGTGTAGTTCATGCGCTCGCGCACCGTGCGCTCCATGCGGGCCAGGCCCGTGCGGAACTGGTTGGCGAGCAGCTCGCCCACGGCGCGCACCCGGCGGTTGCCCAGGTGGTCAATGTCGTCCAGCACGCCCTCGCCCCCGCGCAGCCGCACCAGGTACTGGAGCGTCTTGACGATGTCGTCCGTGGTGAGCGTCCGGGTGGCCTGGTCAATGTTGAGGCCGAGCTTGCGGTTGATCTTGTACCGGCCCACGGCCGCGAAGTCGTAGCGCGCCGGGTCGGAGAAGAGCTTCTGGAAGAAGGTGCGGTAGGTGGAGGGCGTCGCCGGGTCGCCGGGGCGGACCTTGGCGTAGACGGCCTGCATCGCCGCGTCCTGCGTCATGATGTTGTCCTGGCTCAGGGTGTGCACGATGGCCTGGTCCTTCTGGACCTCCACCGGGTTGAGCAGGCGGAACTCCGTCACGTGGGAGTTGAGGATGCGGTTCAGCGCGGCCTCCGTGAGCACCTGGGCGGCGTCCGCGAAGATTTCGCCCGTCTCCGGGTCGAACACGTCCGCGGCCACCCAGCGCCCCACCAGCTCCTCCTGGGCCGCCGGCTTGCCGTTCACCTTGAACTTGCCCCGCGAGACGGCCACCTCGTCGAACGTGTAGAACAGCGACAGGATCTCCTCGGGCTCCACGAACCCGAAGGCCTTAAGGAACGTGGTCACGGGCAGCTTGCTGCGCCGGTCAATCATGACCCAGAGGTAGTCGTTCAGGTCGTACTCGAACTCCAGCCACGCGCCCCGGTACGGGATGACCCGCGCGCTCAGGATGGTCTTGCCGTTCGTGTGCAGGCGCTTCTCAAAGGAGACGCCGGGCGACTTGTGCAGCTGGCTCACGATCACGCGCTCGGCGCCGTTGATGATGAACGTGCCCACGGGCGTCATCAGCGGAAGCTCGCCGAAGAACACCTCCTGCTCCACCAGCAGCTTCTCCCGGAACTCGTTGTTCCCCACCTCCTCGTACCGCGTCAGGCGCAGCAGCGCCTTCAGCGACGCCGCATAGGTCGCGCCGCGCTCCTGGCACTCCTGGATCGTGTACTTCGGCGGGGTAAACGCGTAATGCACGAAGTCCAGCTTGGTCAGCCCGTTCGGGGAGCTGATGGGGAAAATCTCCTGGAAGACCTCCTGAAGCCCCTGCGGCTTCCGCTCGTCCGGCGGAAGGTCCCACTGGAGAAACTCCTCGTAGGACTTCGTCTGGATTTCAATGAGGTCGGGAAGGTCGATCCGGTCGGGGATCCTGCCAAGGACTTTGCGCGGTTCAAGCGGGTGGGCGACAGCCATGCAGCTTCTCCTTCGTTACGCGGGGTGAGGGGGGGTCGTGTCTTGTCAGGGGAGTCGTGTTCCCGTCTCTTCTGGTCTGCTGAACCGGATGTTTGTTGACAAAGACAGACCTCTCCTTCTGGGATGCGACTGGGTAGTTTACCATACTCCGCCCCCCCTGTCAAAAAATTCCCCGGCGGCCCCTTAAGGCGACGGCCCCCCAACCGGTTCCAGCGGCGCGCGGAACAGACACCGTGTCCGCCGGGATGCCCCGCGTAGCCGCCCCCTCCCGCCTGCCAAACAAATGCTTATTCTGCTAATAACAGGCGGCCCCAACCGCTCAAATCGGGCAAAAAGAAAACTTTGCACCGCCGCGCGGGACCCTGATATACTCCAGGTTGCTCGTCCAGTGCCGCCCCGGCAAGGGGTTGTGGCATTATTCGCAAGTTGCGGTGCGGCAGGCACCGGTCGGGCGCGGTCAACCACTACAAGGGAAACCGGCAGCCATGTCTCTGATAGATAATGTCTTGTCGCTGGAAGCGCAGGCAAACCAAGTGGTCGAGGCCGCCAAGGCGGAAGCAAAGCGGCTGGAGGCGGACACGGAAAAACGCATCGCCGACGTCCGCGCCGAAGTGGCGGCGGGGGTGGAACGGCGGGTGGCCGCCTTCCGCGCCGACGCGGAAGCCAGGATCGCCCGGGAGTTGAAGGCGGAGGAGGAGGAGTTTCGCGCGGCCGGCGAGAAGCTCGGCCGGATCCCGGCGGACAAGACAGGGGCACAGGTGAAGGCCGTTGCGGCCCGGCTGGCGGCCGGCGCGAACACCGGAGCATGACCGATGGCCATAGACCGTATGAAAAAAGTGACGGTCGTCTGCGAAAAGAACCGCACCGGTCTGGTTTTTAAGCGCCTGTTCGACCTCGGCGTGATGGAAGTCGCCGATGTGACGGCGATGCACGGGGACGCGGCCGGGCCCCTGCGGCGCGCGGACGTCTCCACCGAGGAATGTGACCCCCCTCTCCAGAAGATTGCCCTGGCCCTCGGACTCGTGGACACGTTCGCGCCCGAGCAGCAGTCCTTCATCAAGGGGCTGGCGCCGGTGCCGCTGGTGGTGCAGCCCGGCGAGCTGGAGCGGACCCTGGCTGATTTCGATCTGGAGGCGGTGTTCAACGAGGCGCGGGCGCTGGACGAGAAGCACCGCCAGAACGAGCACACGCGCGGGGAAATCCGCGCGACACTTGAGGAGCTCGCCTTTTTCCGGGGTGTTTCCGCGGCTGTCAAGGAGCTGCGCGCCCTTCAGCGGGTGCGGGTGCTTTTCGGGCTGTTTTCCCCGGCCAAATTCGCCGAGGCGGCGGCCGCCGCGGAGTTCGCCGCGCTGCTCGCCTGCGAGGACATCCCCGGTCCGCCCCCCGGCAAGAACGCCCCCCTCCGCAAGGTGGTGGCGTTCGCCGCGGAGCACGAGGCCGCGGCGCGCGAGCTGCTGGTGGCCGCGGGCTTCGAGGAGGTTCCCCTGCCGGCCATGGACGGAAAGGCGGCGGACCGCATCCGGGATCTCGAGGGGGACCTGTCGGTCACGGACGAGACGGCCGCGGAGATCATCAGGGGGGCGGTGCGGCTGTCGGCCCACCGCCGCGCGCTGCGCGTCCTGAAGGCCTTCTGGGAGGGCCGCAAGCGCCGTGTGCTCGCCGAGACGCAGAGCATGCACGGGGAGTGGGTCGGGGTGCTTTCCGGATACGTGCGCGAGCTCGACATCCCGTCCCTCAACAGCATGCTTAAGGACGAGTTTCCGGGGGCCTCCAGCGAAATCACCGATCCGCTGCCGGACGACGATGTGCCGGTGAGCCTGACGGAGACCGGCGGCGCCCAGCCCTTCAAGCTGCTGACCGGCATGTTCGGCCTTCCCCCCTACAACTCGTTCGACCCGTCGCCGTTCATGATGTTCAATTTCTACATTTTCTTCGGCATCTGCTTCAGCGACGCGGCCTACGGCATCATTCTCGCGATTTCCGCCGGATACCTCGCGCGGAAGACGCGGGACTTCGAGGGGCTGAACAACTTCGCCCGCCTTCTGTTCTGGGCGGGCATCTCCACCATGTGCTTCGGCTTCCTGATGGGGTCCTTCTTCGGCGACCTGTACAAGGCGTCCTTCGTGCCGCCGGACAACATCCTCGCGCGGTTCATGGCCGCCGTCACCGTGCTGGACCCGTCTCAGAAGACCATGCCCGCCCTCGGGGTCGCCCTGGTGCTGGGCATCGCGAACCAGTTCTTCGGCATCGGGCTGAAGATGTACGGGTCCATCCGCGACGGCGACATCAAATCGGCCGTCTGCGACGGGCTTTTCTGGATCATCACCCTGACGGGCTTTGTGCTGGTGATCGCCGCCAATTTCGTGCCGGTGATGCCGCCCGTTCTGGGCACGGTGGGGCTGGTGCTGCTGGGGGGCGGCGCGGTGGCGCTGGTGCTTACCCAGGGGCGGGACGAGAAGAGCATCTTCGCCAAGGCTGGCGTGGGCGTCATGAGCCTGTACGGGATCGTGGGCTCCTACGGCCTGACAGCCTTCCTGGGCGACGTGATGTCCTACTGCCGCCTGCTGGCACTGGGCCTCACGACGGGCATCCTGGCGCTTTCGTTCAACATGATCGCGGGGATGCTCTGGGACATTCCGTGGGTGGGCCCCGTGCTGACGGTGCTGGTGCTGATTTTCGCGCACATCTTCAATTTCCTGATCAATGTGCTGGGCGCCTTCGTGCACGCGATGCGCCTGCTTTTTGTGGAGTGGTTCGGACGGTTCTACGAGGGCGGCTCGCGAGAGTTCGCGCCGCTCGGGTTCAACTCGCCCGCCGCAATATTGAAAAAGTCCGCGGCCCCGCAGGCCTGAGACGGGAACACATGAAACTCCGCCCGCCGGCCGGTGCCGGGGGCGGGAAACAGCCGGAGCGTTTCCGGGACACCTTGAGTGGAGGTTGACATGGATCTGACATCGTTGAGCATGGGTTTGGCGTATGCGGGCGCGGCACTGGCCGTCGGGCTCGGCTGCGCGGGCTCCGCAAAGGGGATCGGCACGGCCTCCCAGGCCGCCGCGGGCGTCCTCAGCGAGAAGCCCCACCTCTTCGGCCGCCTGCTGGTGCTGCTTGCCCTGCCCGGCACGCAGGGGTTCTACGGCTTCATCATGATGATGCTCATCGTGACGAGCGACCTCCCCCAGGGGATTAGCGCCGGCGTCACCCTGCTGTTCACCGGCCTGGGCGTTGGGCTGGCGCTCATGATCTCCGCAATCTGGCAGGGCCAGGCCTCCGCGGCGGCCATCAGCCTCGTGTCCCGGCGCGAGTCCGACTTCGGACGCGCCATCGTGCTTCCCGCCATGGTGGAAACCTACGCCGTGGTCGGCCTTCTCGCCGGCATCCTGATTCTGAACTTCCTGAAGTAGGTCTCCGGACCCAACACATATAAAGGACTGCGTGCCATGGCTTTGGACGCAATCAGTCGGACAGTGCTGGAATCGGCGAAGAAGGAGGCGGACCGCATCCTTGAAAAGGCGCGCGCCGCCGCCGAGGCCCGGGTGAAATCCGCCCGCGACACGGCGGAGCAGGAGGGCGAGCGGCGCTACCAGTCCGCCATCCGCGCCGTCGAGGACGAGTGCGCCCGGCAGGTGATCCGGGCGCGCGGCGCGAACAGCAAGGAGCTGCTGGCCGCGCGCAACGCCCGTCTCGCCGAGGTGTTCGCCGCCGCGAAGGCGGCCGTTCTGAGCATGCCCGCCGCGGAGTACGGCAGGACGATGTTTGGCCTGCTGCGCGCCGCCGCCGGAAACGGCGGGGGCCGGGTGCGCGTGCATCCGAGCGACGAGGCGGTTTTCGAGACCCTCATCACCGAGGCCAACCGCTCCCGCGCCGGGGCCGGGCCGCTGACGCTCGACCGCGCGCATCCGCTGGACGAGCGCGGCGGGTTTGTGCTGGACGCGGGGGCCTACCAGGTGGACCAGACCCTGGGCACGCTGCTTGCCGACATCGAGAGGGACATGGCGCCCGAAATCGCGGCGGCCCTGTTTGAGTGATCATAGCGCCGCGGGCGGGCCGCGGCCACAGGCCGAACGGAAATCAGGTGAAACGGTAACGTGGTTACACTGAGCACAGAAAAGGAAGAGTGGGGTTTCGTCTGCGGGCAGGTGAGCGTCCTCGAGGCCGGCCTGCTCCCCCGGGACTTCTTTCAGGGCCTCGCCGGGTTGGAGAAACTCGACGACCTGCTGCACCGGTTGCAGGACACCCCCCTGCGCGACTTCGTCACCCCCGGCGCCTCCTGGGAGGAGTGGAACGACATTGTGGACCAGCATTTCCGCCATGAGATGGTGGCCGTCCGCGAAAACAGCCCCTCGGGGGCCGTGGCCGCGCTGTTCCTCCTTCCCGGCGACTATCTCAACCTCAAGCGCGCCCTGTTGCGGCTCGGATCTTACCCCTTCCCCGCAAACCTCTTCAGCGAGGAGCGCCTGGCCGCGGCGGCCGCGGGCGACGTGGGCGGGCTGCCCCAGGATCTGCGGATGACCCTTGCCCGCCTGGGCGGCAGCCCCTCCGACGATCCGGCGGCCCGCGCGGTGCTCGACGCCGCGCTGGACGGGGCCTACCTCCGCCACATGCTTGACCTGGCGGCGGAGCTGGACATTCCGATGATCACGGCCTATGTGGACGATCTGGTCCTCTCGCGCGCCGTCACCATGCTGTGGCGCGCGGCCCGGTCGGGCCAGCCGCTCAAGGCGCTGGAGGACCATGTGACGCCCCTGGGCGAGCACACGCACATCATCCGGGGCCTGCTCTCCGCGGGCGACCCGCGGGGCTGGGGCGCGCTGGTGCCCGGGGCCGTGGGCGACTGCCTCCGCCAGGCGCTGGAGAGCTCCGACGAGGACCCGGTGCAGGCGTTCGAGCTGCACGTCTCCAACGCGCTCATGAACTTCGCCAAGGGCGCGAAGCTCCAGACGATGGGGCCCGAGCGCGTTGCCGGATATTTTGTCGGGCTGAAGGCCCAGGTCTTCAACCTCAAACTGGTCATCAGCGGCCGCTTCAACGGGATAGACCCCGATATGCTGCGGCGGCGGTTGCGGGAATGCTATGTCTAAGGCGGTTGCGATAGGAGAGCGGGGCCTGATCCTGGGCTTCAAGGGCGTCGGCGTCACCGTGGTCCCCATCGAGGGCGCGGAGGCGTTCAAGAGGGAGCTGATGCACGCCGCCCGCGACCCGGAGGTGGCGCTGGTGCTGGTGACGGAGTCGGCCGCCGCGCTGGACCCCGAGGCCCTCAAGGATTTCCGCGCGCTGAGCGCGGCCATCCTGACAACCATCCCGACGCACCAGGGCAGCACCCATTTTAGTTTCCAGGAAATGCGGGGCGCTGTCGAGC
Encoded here:
- a CDS encoding V-type ATP synthase subunit K; translation: MDLTSLSMGLAYAGAALAVGLGCAGSAKGIGTASQAAAGVLSEKPHLFGRLLVLLALPGTQGFYGFIMMMLIVTSDLPQGISAGVTLLFTGLGVGLALMISAIWQGQASAAAISLVSRRESDFGRAIVLPAMVETYAVVGLLAGILILNFLK
- the rpoB gene encoding DNA-directed RNA polymerase subunit beta, encoding MAVAHPLEPRKVLGRIPDRIDLPDLIEIQTKSYEEFLQWDLPPDERKPQGLQEVFQEIFPISSPNGLTKLDFVHYAFTPPKYTIQECQERGATYAASLKALLRLTRYEEVGNNEFREKLLVEQEVFFGELPLMTPVGTFIINGAERVIVSQLHKSPGVSFEKRLHTNGKTILSARVIPYRGAWLEFEYDLNDYLWVMIDRRSKLPVTTFLKAFGFVEPEEILSLFYTFDEVAVSRGKFKVNGKPAAQEELVGRWVAADVFDPETGEIFADAAQVLTEAALNRILNSHVTEFRLLNPVEVQKDQAIVHTLSQDNIMTQDAAMQAVYAKVRPGDPATPSTYRTFFQKLFSDPARYDFAAVGRYKINRKLGLNIDQATRTLTTDDIVKTLQYLVRLRGGEGVLDDIDHLGNRRVRAVGELLANQFRTGLARMERTVRERMNYTDEEQLTPQNLINPKPVGAVVKDFFGRSQLSHFMDQINPLAELTHKRRLSALGPGGLSRERAGFEVRDVHPTHYGRICPIETPEGPNIGLMASLSTYAQINRYGFLETPYYKVESGRVSTKVEMLSAYDEDNYTIAQANAPLNEKRVFVKSLVFCRRRADYPRVGPGEVDYMDVSTKQLVSVAAALIPFLEHDDANRALMGSNMQRQAVPLLRAESPLVGTGLEHVTARNSGTVVRAEREGEVVYADSERIRVKVSERGDNPFRPDEDEYVLRKYMRSNQNTCINQRPIVERGVKVGRGQILADGPAVDRGELALGRNVLVAFMPWHGYNFEDAIIISEDVVKDDVFTSVHISVFEMEARDTKLGPEEITRDIPNVSEEALRNLDDDGIVKIGAKVGPGDILVGKVTPKGETELAPEEKLLRAIFGDKAEDVRDASLTLPPGSSGVVVDVKVASRKDKASDAQAKKSITQEARKIERGYEERIADIRSTFEELVHKDMVGLKIVEDVIDFRTDKLELEKGKRVRPTHLKSLDYSVLSRLRVEDRDVQQRFTRLINMAAMEEAKLIAYRDARIERLRKGDELSPGVIKVVKVFVASKRRLSVGDKMAGRHGNKGILSRIVPREDMPFLPDGTPVQIILNPLGVPSRMNAGQLLETHLGWAARALGIKVATPVFNGASEEVIRQHMRKAGLPETGKIQLRDGRTGDALHQQTCVGQIYMMKLNHLVDDKIHARAIGPYSLVTQQPLGGKAQFGGQRFGEMEVWALQAYGAAYTLQELLTIKSDDIQGRTRSYEAIVKGEREIDPGTPESFNVLVREMQSLCLDVVKLVKKEGLTETEEELLED
- a CDS encoding V-type ATPase subunit, translating into MVTLSTEKEEWGFVCGQVSVLEAGLLPRDFFQGLAGLEKLDDLLHRLQDTPLRDFVTPGASWEEWNDIVDQHFRHEMVAVRENSPSGAVAALFLLPGDYLNLKRALLRLGSYPFPANLFSEERLAAAAAGDVGGLPQDLRMTLARLGGSPSDDPAARAVLDAALDGAYLRHMLDLAAELDIPMITAYVDDLVLSRAVTMLWRAARSGQPLKALEDHVTPLGEHTHIIRGLLSAGDPRGWGALVPGAVGDCLRQALESSDEDPVQAFELHVSNALMNFAKGAKLQTMGPERVAGYFVGLKAQVFNLKLVISGRFNGIDPDMLRRRLRECYV